The genome window AGTGTAACCTTAATAAGAGCAGAAATATTTCTAACGATTTAACAACTCTTAATATCCTTTATCCAACAATTTTCCAggcaaaaattgaagaagatAGAGAGTTGAAAGTGCTGGAGAGGCCTGACCGGGCAATTGTAGTGCCTAAACGGAGCTCTTCAGGCGGACCCCCAGTAAATGCCCCCGAAGGATTAGAAGAACCCTTGAATCAAGTAGACGAGATTTTGGGACCTGGAGCTGTAACCGTTCCTCCGGCACATGCAGACCATTATCCATTGAGGCAAGGAGGAGAAGATGCTGAATCATCAGTCAGGGAAAAAAGGGATAAAGTCAAAGAGGTAAGTTCTGATCACAATGGTTTTTAATTGTTCCTTTCCAAAAACGAAATTGGAATCAGTGGAGTCTTGGGAAATCAtctctgaatatttttaatgcttttctACGTTGGCAACTTTGTGATTTACACAATCCAAATGTTATCATTGTGAATAACGAGATCATATTTGCGGTGTCACtgtaattatcaatttctttATACATTTAGATCATTGGGATATTGATAGTGATCTGGCATAttgagtaatttttattgggaaattcaaaatgaagcTAAAATTGAATGAACTTTATTTACTCGCATTAAATggatttctaattttttattttattcgagTTGAGTAAAATGCGTCCCACACAAACAGGATTTGTTGGATGTGTGGAATTTCACGCTATGctcaattaaaattctatgAGACTTCACCCTTCCTAGGGGTCTAATCTAAGGGCATGAACGAAAAACCCTTATTAATATTTCGATGACATATGTTATGATCTTCACAAcctaggaaatatttttaggaaaacgAAAATCAACTGTTaactaaaatatatgaaaGGTGAATACATAAAATGAGCGAAAATCCGAAATTCCTCTTCTCAATCGCTGAGAAATGATAGTTCTTTTGACATGTGTTATGTTATCATTCCAAAAAGTTTACTGGATTAGATTCCTAATATAGAATTATCAGAACTGGTGATGTATATTCCTCAATTTACTTTCCCTTTGCTTTCACttacaaattttcagtgttttcattgaaataagtaaatataaaaatttaaccttGAGTTCGTGTTGTTttcgtttataaaaataaaatttgcctGATGCAGCAAATCGTACCaattgtttacaaatttactgttatatttttcttttcaagtaCAAACGGGGATGAAATGCAAACTACACAACAGAATGATTCCCATGACTAATTACGGTTTTGTCTCTTTTCATCATTCATTAAGCACATTTCCTGGGTATGTAACCTTATAGGGATTTTCATCGTTTTCAATCACTCAAATTGAGTCGGGGTGGGGAGGCTTTACAATTTTACCCAACCCTTTAATGACACTTAAAGGCTGTTTGAAAATCAAATCTGGACATAAAGCAAATACCTTGACTTCTGTTCTAGTAATATGATGGCCTAAAATCGaagtttttttactaaataatgAAGCAATTTCTCTGACGAAGTTCAGTGTATAAACAGTATACCACAGCGTAAAGCTTTGAAGAACccccaaaatttcaaattgtttacTAGTCCCTTCACACCCACTGCTAAATTTCGATATGTATTGAAGCCCTAGTAAAATACACAGAACACATCTGCAATATTCATTACACTTGGCTTTAcaaatctatttatttttacttgcAAATTTGCAATACCCGTTGATATTAGTCGAGGTCTGTTAGTCCTATTTAGTATCATTCATAATCCCTGCGCGTAAGTAACTAAAATTGTGAATTGTTCTTCACGTATTTGGAGAAGCTCTCTAACAACCTCTAAACCAACTGCTGAAGCAGCTCCTCTATTCACAATAGTATTTTTCTTCGTGTGTTTACGTCGCTTGCAAGCTTGTTATGTATCAGTCTCTGAAGCTTTGGAGAAGTTTTTGAAGATCAATAAAGTTTTGTTCTTTTCAATAgccttttgaaaattcttgttTATCTCTTTAGGAGCGCCATGTTTGACTagtaattttgtaatttgcgtaatttttttaatgtcaaaattgAACTTGGACGTTAATGACTTTTCAGACTtcaatgtttgaaatttaggATTAATTCGGAAAAATGTAGATATAATAACCTGATCGCCTATTGTTACCATAGTCatgcaaaaatattcgatTAGCAAACCAGAACGATTTATCAGTCTTCTATAAATATTCTTCATTTACGTCATCGCATTATTAACAGTATTTCTCGTgcattaatgaatttttaatagcgTAATAGCGATCTACTTTCCTATGTTTTGAAACCATGAATACACTTCGTATATTACGAGGATTTTTTGGTTCTTGACCTTCTAATCTAGAATTCTGGCCGTTGCAATTCGACAATGTAGAGCGACTGTTAGATTTTGTTCATGTTTGGTCGGTACAGGTGGCTATTTTAACTGGAACATTTAAGTGTTAATTGGGGCAGATGTTCAAAGGGAATCCGATAAACTCTcgaataaaacatttatttatttattttttattttgatagtaAAGAAGTCTCGaattacttgaaataaaacacgaaaattttagaaattttgcttGTTCTGATCTTTGAACATCAAATCTGTATCTGCTCCAATTAGGATCCCCCTTTATCCAATTGGGATTTATTTGTCTTCTTTATCTTCAGTAACTTTTATCTGTTTTTCTACTGATCCTCATTGAATTTGGGCGAAAGTTTCGTATAATAGTAAGACTAAGTGTATTTTggttatttcttttttgcattatttcatatttctgtaATCGTCGTTTGTTCTTTTGATGACACATTAAATTCTACCTCCATCCCTTCTCTTTGAACCTTTTAATCTTTCAGCCTCAATTTCATGGATTCTTTTGAGCCtatgtcaatttttattaaattatttaggcGAACCTATAAATCACTAAATGCCTGTGTCTGCGTAcagaaaaatttgattaaagaaatttcaacGTCATgcgtattatttattaatgtttacCTTCCCTTTCTTTGCTTCTTAACATCgcatcaaatttcaatttcattataataatattttagaaatacaATCCACAACcttcaagaaataaaaaaaaaaggtaaaaaaaatgaattacacCTTTCTCGATTACTGTTAACGATGTTGTGGCGGAAATAATGCACAAAAGTAGGGCGTATCTGTATGCTTTTTGGACTCCATGGTCGTTTAAAGCCAATAGGAATGTTTGTAACTATGAGGACCATTCTGAAACAATACCCTTTGTTGACATGCTGCTTGCTGACATTCCAACCTTTCCATCATTCCCATTCATTTATCAGTGGAAAGCAatagagagaaagagagagagatgTGATGACACAAccataaatattcttttctaTTATCTCAGGTGCATTTGACTGATATGATTATCAAATGTACATTCAATGCTAATTTCAAGTGCTTATAATTAAggtgtgaattttctttttcaaccAAAATTTCTCACACTTTTGTTTTGGCTAATAAAGTATTTAAGCTCCGATTTCAGTTCTCCCGACTGTCAATCCTTCAGACCACCCGGCCTTCAGTTTTATTTTGCCTTTTGCCCATTCTTTGCAACTCAAGTATGCAAATCCTGTATTACTTTTAACATGTGGTTGCACTGCCTGCTGATTTCTTTATAACTGGTTCATCGTCAATGCCCTGTTGGCGGcccattcaaatttaataaggGCTATTTCACgtccaattaaaattattatttttattccatGCTAATCCTTTTTATCCCGTAATTTCTGTGAAGCCGTTTGCGTGAATAACATTACAtgtgtttgttttctttattaactGTACCTCCTTATGTGAATCAGCAAACATTTGCATGTGTGCCCACTATTATGCTCTCTTTTGAGGCTACACGGTGCGAGTTAGTTACcgttttattttagaaatcgGCTTGCGACCTTTGGTTCCATTGCAATGAGCAGTAaggtttattaaaacttaatacGGAATGCAATTATTTCACACAGATGTGACTTCTCCACCTTTTCTTGAATAGAACACtttgtggttttttttttttacttaaagtTTCTTTCCGAGATCATTTTAAACTTTCGAATTCTGTATAATCTCTAGTATGCGGTTGGTTTTTCTAACAGAACTTTAACGTTCGTAGAACAAAACATTTTAGGCCAACTTGTTGATAATAACTTATGCGCACAGATGCTTAATGTCCGCCATACAGGGCGCCaaagtttcagtttttgtcCTAtactactaataatttttggaagtATTTACCCAAAACttttacattgaaaatttccatttaggTTTACGTCAATTAGCTCgctatttttttctgaaaatttgaattttttgttcaatttcgAAAATGTTCTTTCTCATGAATATCCTACAGCCAAAAAagtaatgtaaatatttttaaaaccgcTGGAGTAAAATTTACGCCCTGTATGTTCGAAACAATGCGTACAtgcatataaatttataatgacATTTCAAGCTATCTATAACATCTCGAAGAGTatcaaatacatatttatggAGTTTGGTATACACAGGGGCCATATTAAGGCATAATGAGCACTTAATATAATACTTACAAACTTGTTATTATCAAATACCAACATTATATAACTATTCGTTttataaattactaaatttgtttatatggtGTAGTAATTTCAGGGTTAATTAAGACAAAACCCAATTGCTCTTTAGCTGATAAGTGAATTTTATCTTCATGAGGGCGATCCACGTCTACAATTTACTGCCGTCGATGCCGtcattttaccaaatttacCGATGGACGTGCTTTGTAAAAATTCTCAGCTTTCGACATCTTCGACGAGAATCAGATAGCACCTCCGCCCTGTCTTCCATTGTATGTGATTTGCCTTTTTTATTCACTTATATTCTTATTTCTGTTCCTTTTTCGGACGTTTGCAGCTTTGCAGACGATTCTCCGATACAATGAACCCGTTCGCACACATACCCACTTCCAAAATGGTGCAAACCGCTTCGATTTGGCTTCAGTTTAAAGGCAAacatattgcaaaattttaattaataaattgcttGCTGCTATTTCTACcagattaatttattgaatattctTATTCTTCATCATATTCataatatattgaattttcaacCTAAATAACcggtataaaaatatattaaaacatcAAGCCTTATCTCTCCCAGGATAAGACGTTAATTATTGGTTACCTATCAAGATCTTTTAAGAACATGCTCGACCAGATATAAATTTGTTCCTCCATTGGTTTGTTGTTAGACAGCGATAAACATCTCTGTCTTGTTAGTAAGAGCTATTTACTTCTGTTTCATGTCACAAAATATGAAGTTACGAGCAAAATATGCAGATAAAGATTCATTTCTGTTTATTGCATAGGTATGTATATCAaggtatacatatatatacatacatatacatatatatacatatatatacatatatatacatatatatatatatatatatatatatacacacatatatatacacacatatatatacacacacacacacacacacacaggTATGTATATCAAGTgtttctttctgttttaagCGCTATAGGACAAAAATTATCTTATTGATAatactttattaaattgttattagTAATTATATCGATAAAATATATCCAATTCCCACGTTGCCCATATTTCGATGACACAATGCAATACATCATTAAGGATGGGCATTAACCTCCAATCGATCTCAATTAGATGTCCATCAAGCGAAATGCCGTCAAGCTACGATCGTCAGcacattttctttgaaaacttccggtttttatttatccccGTTGGGCCCAAGGAAACTAACCAACTTTGTGAGTTCTTAATGACACGCCCATAAGGGGTGGAAAGAGGGTTTCTTAATCTTTGTAATGGATGTGTTTGATGACGATATCagtttgtcattttatttgaCTGTAAGAGCGAATTGTTACACTAGGATTGATATATTGTATAATTCCTCGTGTTTTAACCTCGCGTTGTCCATTGATAATTCGATGATTCTGAAgatattttctttagtttgGGTTGCTTCAATCCCTCTCTTGTTGCTGAAAACGCCCGATATTTTTAAGTCAGGACTGCTCTAAAATTACCAAACGTTCCTTTTCTGTCAAGTTTGTTCGATTTTCGTCCTTGTTCCTACTAAagagattttcaatattataaGTAAACCAGTTGCAATACCTTGAATGATATTCCACCTCTGAAACCGACTGAAATGGTTCTGAATATGCAGAGGAtaaatttttgaggttttgaTGATTCCTTTGATCTGCTGAATTTATCATAGTCCAGAATCTTGGTCGGTAATGCAAGGAATATCGTTAgcattcattaaaatttgctgtaatttctgaaataaaattcctcCTGAAGCCGATTTAAATGTATACATACGGAGGAAACTTGTTAGTGAGTTCATTGAATTTCCTAAAAATGGCTCTACGCCAAAATAATATGCATTTCTCTTGAAGCCATGTAAGTCATGATCCCACATAGCTCTTGACTATTCAGTTTGTcgaatcaatttaaaaatgagtaTCGACTCAGGTAAATTTGAACCTAAGGTGTTATTGGTCCAATGCTATTCAGACTATGAACCTCTCAACTATTCATTTCGAAATattctttcaatttcaaaaGCCTTATTACATAAGTTGGTCACTGAATTACTACTGGTTCTCCCATATTTAAGcatatattaaaaagaaagaactTTAGATTACAGTCTCTACATTTCTgatattttagtaatttctaAGTGCCATTTcaagtatttattaaaaaaaaattagttatctTTGAAGTTTTCAAAAAGCTTGTTTATGTAACTTAATTTTTGCCGTTCTGGTTAATTAAGATTGCTCAAatatcattttggaacgttcaTATTTCTTAAGAATTCGAACAATGCTCACTAGGGTTAATGCGGGTTGACCTAGAACACCCAAAGATTTATAATTCATACCTGTTTAggttttaacaaaatttcaaaaatatcccGTGCCAGTGAGTTTGGGTttctttaaagttaaatttccaaaaatcacGAATCAGATCGGATGagtttctgaaaaattgacaaatattttGGTTCGagtcagttcaggttagttcaacaTTTTCGAAAGTTACGCTCAGTTTTagttacttaaaaaatcctgattttaaaaattcggtgaaacaagaaaaatgcAACCAGTGGTGTCGGGGATGTTCGAAGCGAGGTTTCAATCATTCTTATTAATGGgaagattttgaaattctaGAGTTTCTTATTCCCAcctgtaataaaatttaatataaatgatGGAAATTTATGAGATATTCATGCGTTCCACCTTAACCACACTTAGGCCAAGTTGTTAAATGATGGTTTATGCTCAGTTCTACTAAATTTCACCCTTGTATACACGAATGcaaattagaaatttgtttatgtcAGATTGTTGTTATTATGACAGTGAAACATTTCGTAATGATGACAAAATTTATGAGGATCGGGTTTAGATGAACCAAACTTTAGTGATATTTCAACAAGTCAGCCTTTGTTATCATCAGTCGCCTTATATCAGATTGTTATCTGTAAATTTATGCCAACATTCTGTTAAGTGCAAACAGCAATGACACatgtttttatcatttaaatctACTTTAATGGGAAATGACAATATACACACaattatactaaaaaatatcagttttatgTATGATTCAGTTCCAACCACTTTGATCAATTAGatgatttaatataaattttttatataatcattaaaaattgactttattatattatattgtttttaacaGTGTAGTTATGAAGTATGTTCCTTTATAAGTGCATTACTTTGGCTTCCCCAAAAAGTTGTGCCTTTAATCGAGTCCCTAAATCCTTGCTGACATTGTTGAACATGTCTACAGCTCTCTCTTGTATATGTCTTTTTGCACGTTTTATCGCTCCTGCTAAGTTATTTACCTAAAGTGAAGTCAAATTTTCGTTCTGCTGCACCGAAAACAGCGAATCTTACCAGTCGTTGTTTTGCACCAGTATCAAGAACCTTCTCCCAGAACACTTTGGGCTGCGAATAATTGTCCTCGTCATAAAATTGCGGATAATAGTCTTCATTCCCATCAAAGTGCTCAGCTGAGGCAGTCCCAACTGCTGCAAAATCATCAGGGTTGGGACCCCCGAAGCTGTTAGGGTAGTAGTTTGGAGCTCCACCTTGGTTGAAATAGCACGTAACTCCATCTCTTTGAAAGTTATTCTACAACCATTAAAGATCTGGATTTGGATATCTTAAAGATAATCTGGAACTTACCGTAGAATCCACAGGTCGATTTACGGGTAGTTGCTGAAAGTTGACACCCAAACGGTACCTATGGGCATCTTGATAAGAGTAAAGACGCCCTTGCAAAAGTCTATCAAGAGAACCCCCAATTCCTGGTGTCATATTATTGGGACTAAAAGCCAGCTGTTCAATTTCAGCAAAATAGTTACTGGCATTTCGATTGAGGAAAAGCTTTCCCACTTCAATGAGAGGAAATTCCTTGTGAGGCCACACCTAAAACTCTTTTCATGATTCATTGTCATTAAGAATTTTAGCCAAGTTACTTTAGTTATATCAAAGGGGTTAAATTTCACAGCTTTAGCCTGCTCAGGGGTCATGGTCTGGATGTAAAAAGTCCAGGAAGGAAATGTTTTGTTTGATTCACTAGCTTCAGCGATGGAATTATAAAGGTCCCTAATGTTGTGATCTGGGTCCTCTCCAGCTACCTTTTCAGCCTCAGCTGGATCTTCGTAGTTCTGAATACCTATACAGAATTTGTAGCACCTCTACCACGAATGATATGAATTTAACTTCATCTACCTTGATTGgtcttataaataaatttacaccACGTAAGTTTTCGGTCTTTATTGATCAGAGAGAAAGTATGCGAGCCATAGCCATGTTGGTGTCTGTACGTTTTGGGTATACCTCGGTCCGAAAATAGAAACATCACCTGTTAaatattattcataaattttcaactggATCGAtcatagttttaattttttatatacctGATGTACCGACATGGGCGTCAAAGACAGATAATCCCAAAAGGCGTCCCAATCCCTCAAATTTGTAACCGGGTTCCGTTTTTGACTGTGAATGAACATAGGGAAAAGAATTGGGTCCCTCATAAAGAAAATCGGTGTGTTATTTCCGACCAAATCCCATATGCCTTCCTCTGTGTAGAACTTAATTGCAAAGCCTATTAAATAAGGATGGGTTCCTAGTTATTTGGCGTACCTTATCATTAGGGTGTTATTAACGCATTCGAGAGCGTTTGTTTTGAAGGGAAGTACATTCACTCATTACGGAGAATGATTTGGCTGTAATTGCTTACCTCGTGGGTCTCTCACGGTGTCTGCCGAACCCATGTTTCCAGCAACTAcagaaaatctgaaaattttagttcatttAACTAGTTTTCATGGTATCAGCTTAAACTGATAGGTTGACTTGAGATTATGGGTCTTTATCGGCGTacgaagaaataaaataatatgtttttcaAATCAGAAAACTCCAAATCAACGATAAAATCAAGATTCCCAGGGGCACACAAAGCAATCaagattttatttagaaattttataatttcgcaTCGGAATATGCACTATTTCAAGGTTTTAGACACGCATTagattttaatgtttacataaaccagatttaatttttgccattttgaatattatcgtgccatttttcggaaaaaaaaagttctcatCGAAAACATTCTGCAAAGAGATAACTCAATTGGAATAGAATAATTAGATCATGTTCCAAAATGtgaatttcagaaattgtACTGATCAAAGAAAtagtttgtaattttcaatatctcACGTTTACCGTGCTCTTACCACTCAAAaggatattttgaattatcaaaTAATATCAAAGGTGTTCGAAGAACCCATCTCCGAGTctctaataattattgcaatgattagaaatttataaagaaatccATTTTCAGCCGAAGATAATCAAAATTCGACATTGTTCAGcggttttattgtaaaaacatCTTAAATTCGTTGTCTAATCAAAAACTCCTGAAGTATCTAAAATTGATTACTAGATGAGTCAcgtataaatttgaaaaaattcagtCACTTTAGGGATGTTTAGGTTGGTCGAAAcatttctgaataattttgaatttttaggtGTTCATGTGTCATTTACTAAGCTCTGAAAAAAGCTATGAagatttcattattatttttttacagtcAGAATTTCATTCAATCTGAATTTGAGGACTTCCATTCTTTGGAAATCTGGAAATAAGGTTTCCTATGTCGGGCGAATATATAGGATAGAACGTAGTAACTAAGGATTTGTGAAAACAACTTGAGTAACTTGCCTCTTACTTAAGATTACAGTTtttcaaagaataaaaataattactttttaccGTATTGCTATAGGAGTCTTCTTCTGCACCCTCTCAAATACCTTCGACACAGTCAAATCGCTCAGTTCCTTGGTGCATTCAAAGTACCCAAATGCACCCCCTCCCTTGGCGTGCACCACTCTTTCCGGAATCCTCTCTCGGTTAAAATGGCTCAAATGCTCCACCATCTGCGCATCCCTCAGGGGGATCACCCCGTATTTGCCCACCGTCAAGCTGGTCTTGGGGTTCACAATTGGTATTCCAGCGCTGTTGGTTGTGCTTCCAACTTTGTCCTAAAGAATGTGAATGTCTTATTTAATGGTTTCTATTGAGAAGGATTTGTTTTGACTCTTTAGCAATAAAACAGTATGTGGAAATACGAGATTCTTGAAGCGGCAATTTGCAACGATGCGCCATACCGATACATTTGGAGTTCACCGTTCTCTTATTGCATTCTCGGCATGGTCAAGTACAGAGAAGAGTTTTATGGTGTCCATTTACACTTAACGGGTACcacgttttgttttaaacatctcataggaaaattttattaaaatattttgttttaagtggCAAAAAGTGTCTGGTCActttaattatgtttataaGGAAATTTCGTGTTTTTGGACAGATACAGCAAGATTGAATGTAACAAAACTCCCATAGTAAAAGATGAATCTTCTCCCATTATTGCATTCTCGGCATTACTTCATAATGAACTCACGATTTCCCGTAAGGCCCCACCAAGGAACCAATTACTTCGTGGGTTCTTCGTCTTTCAGTGCAGCGTTTTGTCAATTTGGCCGTGCTTGTTTAATCTGCTTACAAAGCAtatacattttgaattttaatgggGTCTATATCGTACAATTATCTATATTGTACCATTTGCGATTGTGCACTTTATTGCTCGTATCTTTTCAATTGATATTATTAAATGCCTACAcatgtgaaaaaaaacatggttCAGTGAAAGTCATATCGTGGAAATTGGTTTAGgattttcagcaaaaatgaTAAGATATGTGGGCATCCTGTATaaagataaaattgatttaaagaaaGCGATAATCCTCTAGTAGGTGTAATGTTTAATACAGGAAATTAGGTAATTATAGCAGCTTTAATTTATAGCATAGGACTAAATCAgatctataaaaaataatcctagAAATATCCAATTTAGggtattttaaatgaacaaaCAAACCTTATTTTTGGCCTTCCAATCCTCAAGTTGTCTATCAGCAGGTTCCCTGCTTTTGGTATTCATTCTGGATATAAATCACATACAATTACCACTACTATGCTATGCTTTCTACAGCTTATGAATAACTAATTATATAGTTTTCTTCCTgatctatttattttttttcattcgtATATCTTTATGCACTTTTTGAGGAAGTGGTCACTTGCAACGCGATAAAAGTGCCTttgtaaatgttttcttaGTGGTTTTATGGTTTTCTGTTTGTCTTGTAACGTCAGGGTCAGTAGATTTTACCTACACATGTGTCTTTAGTTTTATCGTCTACCTTTTATCGATGGGATATAGAGATTGTGTTGCATATTTGAGATCTTCATTAAAATCACAGAG of Euwallacea similis isolate ESF13 chromosome 15, ESF131.1, whole genome shotgun sequence contains these proteins:
- the LOC136413884 gene encoding catalase-like, translated to MNTKSREPADRQLEDWKAKNKDKVGSTTNSAGIPIVNPKTSLTVGKYGVIPLRDAQMVEHLSHFNRERIPERVVHAKGGGAFGYFECTKELSDLTVSKVFERVQKKTPIAIRFSVVAGNMGSADTVRDPRGFAIKFYTEEGIWDLVGNNTPIFFMRDPILFPMFIHSQKRNPVTNLRDWDAFWDYLSLTPMSVHQVMFLFSDRGIPKTYRHQHGYGSHTFSLINKDRKLTWCKFIYKTNQGIQNYEDPAEAEKVAGEDPDHNIRDLYNSIAEASESNKTFPSWTFYIQTMTPEQAKAVKFNPFDITKVWPHKEFPLIEVGKLFLNRNASNYFAEIEQLAFSPNNMTPGIGGSLDRLLQGRLYSYQDAHRYRLGVNFQQLPVNRPVDSTNNFQRDGVTCYFNQGGAPNYYPNSFGGPNPDDFAAVGTASAEHFDGNEDYYPQFYDEDNYSQPKVFWEKVLDTGAKQRLVNNLAGAIKRAKRHIQERAVDMFNNVSKDLGTRLKAQLFGEAKVMHL